From Colias croceus chromosome Z, ilColCroc2.1:
AGCTCCAGCACCCTTTGGTGTTAAGGCCGTTCGATTAAAACCACGTAAAGAAGAAGGTCCAAGTCCTGCATCCTACAATCCTGTTTATAAGCCATGCCAGTTCATTCGTTGCACAAAAGCACCATTTCTGATATCAACAGAAAGATTTAAAGGAGAAGAACCTGAAGATATTGATGATGAAATTGTAATTGATAATGAATCTTTGATTGATAAGAACAAAAAACAAGAACCAAAGCCAACACCCACATGGCAATTCAAATCAGTCGTCCCAAGAATGAAACCTCTGACAAAAGCTGACCATAAGTCCGTTAATACAATTTCGCCAAACATAAGAATAAAAAGGTTTATGAAGCTACAGAGAGCCGCTCCATTTTTCTCTTCTGAAGGCCGTTTTCTTCCATGGTATAACTGGATTCCGATACATGCGAAAGAGAAAACTCCAGGACCcgcttattataatttaactccACCTGAATGTTACCCAGCTGTAAGCCGTGGCCCGTTATTTAGATCGCCAAGATTTCGTAGCCGCTATCAACAAAGTCCAGCGCCTAATGAGTATAAAGTTGTAATtggaattgaaaatattttacatactcATAATCAACacctaaaagaaaatttagaGAAGAAACACAAATTTCATTGGCAACCTACTCGTAAACCCAGACCATTAAATAGCGAAGAgaaagaaaaagttttattgcgGGATTCGATAGCATTGCTTAATACTATTGATGTATCAGACAGCAAAAGTTCTAACTATGTTCACGCAAAACACCTCGgtcatgaaaataagaaaacacTTCGTTGCTTTGCTGAGGGTTAagctattaataattaattaattaattattgttcttcACGTCTTATGAAATCCCCGGGACAACAAAATATGTCAAAGAAACTCAGCTATAatgttttgaatattaatatgtaactagTATTTATTACGTCTTTTGTATTGTACTTTATTGCAGTAGGTAAtagtattgaaaattaattaaatttcgtaaaatatatataaaaaccaTAAGAAATATCTTATAATGGATCTCACAAGTTACAGCCAAGTTTAGCATAATCAGTCATTTTAAATCCTTGTATTCTTGTTTTTTAacagtttataaaatactagcggtccgcctcggcttcgctcgtggtacatatttcgcaataaaaggtagcctatgtactttctcagggtctaaagattgtctgtgccaaatttcatcaaaatcagttgagaggtttaagcggcaAAGCgtcagacagacagacagaattactttcgcatttataatatggattagttattatttattagtagggatataatataatctaagaGCCCATGACGGCCAGACTTTCCTTTCTTTAGGAAAGTTGAAAGTTTCTCTGTATATGTCTCCGATACAGATAAGAACGACTAGCGATTATCAAGTCTGGGTTGTGGTTACTTTGGCAGGAAACACGTAGTAaaggtgtataaaattgtacctaactttcattatactttaaaagctaaattttatatatattacttgGGGACGTATAAAAAGATGTTACCTCAAGAGCACAGTCAACAAGTGACAGTTTTCATGGTTCTTACATCTTACcagacacatttaaaaaataactaacatatcatcaaattaacgttactacctaaaagtgtatcaaatatgaaataacccactaaaaacattagtttactataattaatgactaaaaataatagtataatataagtaataaagtaattacttatcttttacggggacttatgtcgatggaattccacgtatctcgatgaCTTTGTTATTATGATGTAAGAACCATGAGAACTGTCCGGCTCTTGAGGTAACATCTTTTTATACGTCCCCaagtaacatatataaaatttagcttttaaagtataatgaaagttaggtacaattttatacaccttTACTACCTGTTTCCTGCCAAAGTAACCACAACCCAGACTTGATAATCGCTAGTCGTTCTTATCTGTAtcgaatacatattatacagagATATTGGGGTTTCTTTAGAGAACTGCCGCACGTATTATAGGTTTTTTGTGGGAGGGGGAGGGGGAGGAGGAGGGGGGAACCCTCCCACCAAAAGGGGAAAGTTAGGAAACCAATAGTTTTggagaaaaatcaattttcctATTCTAACCtcaaaatgtatggaattgGTATACAATCATTTTAACTAGGCATTAGACGATAGTAACAAAAATTtacgatacataaataaaatacaaacaagttTGAAAACctacgtagttttttttttatttgagtgggaatcgccctaaagtcgcttttggcactcgccggccgcagCGTAAAGTCACAGTACACTGAAATGGAACGTCTTAGTCCGCTTTTTTTGCACAACAAAACGGATAAATGCACTTTTTTCgcacaaaaattattaactttaaaaattaataactaaaaaactaCAAGTTTCCTAACGATAATATTTTGGAATTACAATCTTACATTACCTAgctaactaaaaatataaatatttaaaacaaattcgtGCGGCAGTTAACTAAAGCCAAcccaaaatatgtaataatatattattttcgataaataataataatgttgaaataaaatcatcaataatattatgttctgcATGTGGTTCTGCAGATGCATATGTTCTATcgctaagagcaattaacctatagagtacttgtatcgagcgtatacaatttacatatatttgtttctctctatctaaagaaaacgtcgtatgaaagaatgagacagctatagacaacaagctacgtttcaacatagtcatggcaccattttgactataggtacgtatttagatagatagaaggtgatagtgatgggatgtgcttcaatcgataaaatcgtgaatgtattttgcatttacggtttcgtgaaataataaataataaaaaaacaaaacttataattaatttcagttgaatacattatttgtttaatcctacgtatataataaatgcgaaattatgtgagaagggatgttactctttcactgcggaaccgattacaatgaaattttgtacatacacacataggttaggttttatcccggaaatcccacgtgaacgggaactgtgcaggattttctttaaaaacgcgggcggaaagttagtacattataaaagaaattttaaaacttgaaatgtaatttaaaataaagaaggaaatgatgataaagttaaaggagtgaggagaaaggcacagtcagcatgaaggaatcatgtagcattttaacaagttaataaaaggacagtcttaatgaaaacattttcctaacatcctactaataaatcgaaagtttgtgaggatggatgtttgttactctttcacgcgaatactactaaaccgattacaatgaaatttggaaaaattacttttgatcccgtaaatccaacaggaatgggaactatgcgggtttttctttgaaaacgcatgtatattaagtatgtatttcaatagtagtttctcatctatgagaactgtcatttaatcaaccgtttaattttcacatagttacacatttaaagtaggtaacttatgtgtaaaaattttcaaaataaaaaaaattcactctctttaatcaaatgtatttattatctacaggaacaaaaaaaaacgtaagcgtaagattgcgAAGCGAAGAttctagagtatccatcttgataacacgtaggctcgaaatgcagtgaacacaatattgcaaattgtggcggcgtccaatcaactcatgtctcacgttttatacccattttttatttagctctggaaatctaaaacaaaatgaatttattaataatctgaaagagaaattaataaacaacaaacgaaaactaaaacacatagtgcaaataaaacaaccacgtggtatgttttattttcctgcggtaaaaaatttacatctattatttgcaacaacaactacatataaatctgatttatgaaacaaaataaataaatcaacgttaatatgaaatagattttttgtcataaatcgataatatacgctagatgtgttacaacactacggtggtaaacaaaatgccaaacgtgatattattgtgacgttttttaaaaattatttcattattttatattccacaaccccataaagtgggtaaatgttacagttacaacataaaattacaaaaaagcgcttgttaaaaccttcaaataggtttaaaacataaatatttatcaatttgctgaaaatcacttaccgatggaaagatatttttacattgtttttatccaaaactcccattcgactagtgatagccggttgctaaacatacaatagttattttagcacactgacaaataaaaagaaacactgtacactatatattttctaaatatttcgttaaaaacacttgacgcactgagcccaccagctggttggaaaacaaactgactgccggcgcgctacgtttgaagacagtgcagatactctatcgctatctcaatctggcttatgctgttattgactaagagtaagtagattagaaaatatgtattttgttctgtcttaatataagaactctataggttaattgctcttagttCTATCGAGTATTCAACAGATAAGAAATATTGTTTTGCAACACAGATCTACTACGACCTGTGTTTGCAAGAATGATCTGTACAAACTGTCATTAACAAGTGACATTATTTgacatattttgatttttgacaACTGACTGGTACATAACTGCTGAGTGGCGAGTGCTGGGTTAACTGCATGATAGAAAatagaaatcataatatttttttaaattattaattagcgataaaaaataaaaagtaaaaattattgtcTTAAGCTTTTAAAAACCAAGCGTTCTAAAAAATAGATTGACCAAATATAATACTGCATACTATTCACAATTGGTTAAATTTTCGTAATTAATCTAACagaatttaaagtttaaagaatttaattacctacattcAATTATGTCTAGGTTAGGAGCGCttcatttaacaaaaaattctGGAACCAAACATACTGGCACTGTCATATTTTTCCATGGATCAGGTAAAGTACACTCCTATTTTTGGGTCCATTGGGGTTATcaaattgtttaatatatttttgataacaGTAATCTAAACAGTCTGTAGATTCCAGCTACATACTTTAAACATTGACAAAATGAAATTgaacattattaaaacatatttttgaacatgtattctttaaaaaaaaataacttatttcaCTGAAGATCATGTATGTTAggcaataataaatttaacttttcaGGCGCAACGGGAGATCATATAAAGGAATGGGTTCAAATATTGTCtaaaaatttttcatttccCCAAATAAAAATCCTATACCCAACTGCTCCTTTACAACCATACACACCAGCTGGTGGTCAAAAGAGCAATGTATGGTTTGATCGGATGGACATTAGCCCAAATGTTCCAGAAGTGGATAATTCTTTGGCACAAATAGAAGTAGAAGTAAGGAATCTCATAAAGAAGGAAACAGAATCTGGAATCCCTGTTAACAGAATAATTGTAGGTAATAACAATGAATGTGATCTTTACTATCTATTactaacacataatataatatatttacattggaaatctttaattaaataaattgcaggtatttaattaatgattgcAATtatctagtattttatattatttaactgaAGTAATTGTGTCTAGAAAattttttagtaataatacataattttcaagtattgttcattaaaatattttgaaaaacattACTTCAAAAGTGAAATTTTGATCATATTTATAGGTGGATTTTCAATGGGTGGTGCGTTAGCTTTGCACACTGCATACAGATGGGAACCCAATGTTGCAGGCGCCTTTGCTTTCAGCTCATTTCTCAATGAGAACTCAGCTGTTTACCGAGAAATTAAAAAGAGTGATAAAGGTAATAGTCGCTACTAAGAAtcagtatttatttactattttcatTGGATACAAtatcatttcatatttttgatTAGTCCAAACTATATTTGTACCAATTTTTATGGATGTTTTCCACCGTTTGATTTTCAGTGCCACCTCTTCTTCAAATACATGGGAATGTAGATGATTTAGTAGATCTGTCATGGGGCCAAACAACATTTAATCAGTTAAAAGCTCTCGGTGTTCAAGGAGATTTCCACATTATGGATAGATTGGGACATTCTCTAAATTCAAGAggcttaaatataataaaatcgtggATAGAAAAACATTTACCTGAAATATAAGTAATTTGGTGCTAGTAAACTTGTTTGAGACcaacgaaaataaatatagatttatagttGTTAGCatgatgttttgttttaattatgcccaatattaattacagttttatattgtttatttaacttgTTGAATTATGATGAGGTTTATACAAGAATGTTGCATTATGGTTTCAATtgtaatatacaataatatattaaccaAATATTGTGTAATACAAAACTTTATGTGggtaattattttcatgaaaGCAATATGGGTTATTGGCCATTACTATTCGCCATATAAAATAGCCAAGCGCGAATTTACAATTTCGACGTAAGCAAATATGCATTGCAAATGTTCAGCGAAATCTTGCTCATGTTTAAgtgtaattaatgtaaatcAATCAGCATACGTGGTTCAATTCTATATAGACCTTGTTTACTTTATTAAAGGTtggttcttttttttttatttgacttgTAAGTAAATCCTTTTTTTGTACGGTTAAACGCgtcataaaaaagaaaatatcttttataattttttaatcaattccAATGTGAGATGTCAAAATCTAAGAATtcaatgtaaatatataaataccttttaggtaaatacaaataaacgaGTGATTCTTTGAGTAGGTACTTTTGAGCATGGGTCCTAAAAAAGGTAAGGATACCAATGATGAAAACTATTGGAGAACTTTAATTGAAGAAGCACCACTGGATGACGATAATTGGAAAgttaaagtaataataatggaAGCAGCGGGTAGTGATCAAGATCGACTGTACTTAAACAAGTTTGAAGTCTTTGCCGCTGAAGAACGAAGGtttgttgtaaaaaatatttgtaaaactgAGACTATTTTCATGGTTAACCAACTTGGAGGCGAGAAAAAAGTTAAAGATGAAAATCTTCGAGTCTTCGAGGAAGGTCAAGCTTATCTAAAAGA
This genomic window contains:
- the LOC123705564 gene encoding uncharacterized protein LOC123705564; translation: MAYNTKERFSDAPQYYRLLDPGAYQNMNRPMIKPNKAPFLVNSQRKIKSGSVIWTHAIYSSDIKPKIPNCTAMMSKIPRFSYEKSNSSMLEDLLCECKDPNVCECEEEEKDAPEVLCQSKKPRVLFKGAPPRSQLGDGISAPSKRDHGYAVLPDGSKKRIFIMPDKECPPFYDTNINESTAFYRGCKWSRWTSKISKTCTDTTPGPAHYILEHEPSFNEICAERVRAFKRKTTKQLRFIEMVQRRNILENLPGPSSYSPTLPKGTDLSFLGPKAARFMTSQFNICPGPAQYWVKRDFDKPEAPKKICQAILPAPAPFGVKAVRLKPRKEEGPSPASYNPVYKPCQFIRCTKAPFLISTERFKGEEPEDIDDEIVIDNESLIDKNKKQEPKPTPTWQFKSVVPRMKPLTKADHKSVNTISPNIRIKRFMKLQRAAPFFSSEGRFLPWYNWIPIHAKEKTPGPAYYNLTPPECYPAVSRGPLFRSPRFRSRYQQSPAPNEYKVVIGIENILHTHNQHLKENLEKKHKFHWQPTRKPRPLNSEEKEKVLLRDSIALLNTIDVSDSKSSNYVHAKHLGHENKKTLRCFAEGKLKVSLYMSPIQIRTTSDYQNLKFKEFNYLHSIMSRLGALHLTKNSGTKHTGTVIFFHGSGATGDHIKEWVQILSKNFSFPQIKILYPTAPLQPYTPAGGQKSNVWFDRMDISPNVPEVDNSLAQIEVEVRNLIKKETESGIPVNRIIVGGFSMGGALALHTAYRWEPNVAGAFAFSSFLNENSAVYREIKKSDKVPPLLQIHGNVDDLVDLSWGQTTFNQLKALGVQGDFHIMDRLGHSLNSRGLNIIKSWIEKHLPEI